The Drosophila teissieri strain GT53w chromosome X, Prin_Dtei_1.1, whole genome shotgun sequence genome has a segment encoding these proteins:
- the LOC122624107 gene encoding DNA-directed RNA polymerase III subunit RPC1 produces MPKEQFRASALNKKISHVQFGISGADEIQQEALVRIISKNLYQAQRQPVPYGVLDRRMGISTKDAMCETCGQGLNECIGHFGYLDLALPVFHIGHFRSTINILQMICKACAHVMLKPEDRQLYEKKLHNPNFSYLGKKALHVQMLAKAKKVTKCPHCGSPNGGVKKGPGLLKILHDPYKGRKVDSLFTSNMNEMLRSTEANRDLNSTLGNYSTAEELTPLMVLDLFEQIPQRDVALLGMCSHDAHPKHLIVTRVFVPPACIRPSVLSEVKAGTTEDDLTMKQSEILLINDVIQRHMATGGKIELIHEDWDFLQLHVALYFHSEISGIPINMAPKKTTRGIVQRLKGKQGRFRCNLSGKRVDFSGRTVISPDPNLMINQVGVPVRVAKILTYPERVNPANMRHMRELVRNGPSMHPGANYVQQRGSSFKKYLAYGNREKVAQELKCGDIVERHLRDGDIVLFNRQPSLHKMSIMCHRAKVQPQRTFRFNECACTPYNADFDGDEMNLHLPQTEEARAEALILMGNQSNLVTPKNGEILIAATQDFITGGYLLTQKEVFLTKEEAMQLAACFLANEDSTMHIKLPPPALLKPRRLWTGKQMFSLLMRPNDDSHVRLNMVNKGRNYTRNMDLCSNDSWIHIRNSELMCGVMDKATMGSGTKQCIFYLLLRDFGELHATKAMWRLARIASYFLQNRGFSFGISDVTPSKKLLQHKELLLNNGYSKCNEYIDMLKAGTLQCQPGCTPEETLESVMLRELSAIREQAAKTCFAELHPTNSALIMALSGSKGSNINISQMIACVGQQAISGKRVPNGFENRALPHFERHSAIPAARGFVQNSFYSGLTPTEFFFHTMAGREGLVDTAVKTAETGYLQRRLVKCLEDLVVHYDGTVRNAVNEMVDTIYGGDGLDPVSMETRNKPVDLVHQYDNLRAQHPQGKDSPIPAEELSEALETLLASPEFAEARDDFKLDVRNHIATVSKRIGQLQKRYEKYIDLCHQIECLTAEQLLQFVRRINDRYNRAVTEPGTAVGAIAAQSIGEPGTQMTLKTFHFAGVASMNITQGVPRIVEIINATKTISTPIITAELENCHSMEFARQVKARIEKTTLAELSSYVEVVCGPYSCYLAIGIDMARIKLLGLHIDLDTIVFSILKSRMRVKPTQVEAVVKHSRIVVRVEATRTSTINAELARLALSLQNVVVAGLPNINRAVIAVDDARQPPTYKLCIEGYGLRDVIATYGVVGKRTRSNNICEIYQTLGIEAARTIIMSEITEVMEGHGMSVDWRHIMLLASQMTARGEVLGITRHGLAKMRESVFNLASFEKTADHLFDAAYYGQTDAINGVSERIILGMPAGIGTGIFKLLQHHEDKQVPPIEPTICSSLNLVPTKAT; encoded by the exons ATGCCAAAGGAGCAGTTTCGCGCATCTGCGCTGAACAAAAAGAT TTCACATGTGCAATTCGGAATCAGCGGCGCAGATGAAATCCAGCAGGAGGCTCTGGTGCGAATTATCTCGAAGAATCTGTACCAGGCCCAGCGGCAGCCGGTGCCCTATGGCGTTCTGGATCGCCGGATGGGCATTAGCACGAAGGATGCCATGTGCGAGACCTGCGGACAGGGCTTGAACGAGTGCATCGGCCACTTTGGCTACTTGGATCTGGCGCTGCCGGTCTTTCACATTGGCCACTTTCGTTCCACCATCAACATTCTGCAGATGATCTGCAAGGCGTGCGCCCATGTGATGCTCAAGCCGGAGGACCGGCAGTTGTACGAGAAGAAGCTGCATAACCCGAACTTCTCGTATTTGGGTAAGAAGGCGCTGCATGTGCAGATGTTGGCCAAGGCCAAGAAGGTTACCAAATGTCCGCATTGTGGTTCGCCAAATGGTGGCGTTAAGAAGGGACCGGGTCTCCTGAAAATACTCCATGATCCCTACAAGGGACGCAAAGTGGACTCGCTGTTCACCAGCAACATGAACGAGATGCTGCGCTCCACGGAGGCCAATCGAGACCTCAACTCAACGCTGGGCAACTACAGCACCGCCGAGGAGCTGACACCGCTCATGGTGCTCGACCTCTTCGAACAGATACCGCAGAGAGATGTGGCCCTGCTGGGTATGTGCTCGCACGATGCGCATCCAAAGCATTTGATTGTCACGCGAGTCTTTGTGCCGCCCGCATGCATCCGTCCCTCGGTTTTGTCCGAAGTAAAGGCCGGCACCACGGAGGACGATCTGACCATGAAACAGAGTGAAATACTGCTCATCAATGATGTAATTCAGCGTCACATGGCCACCGGGGGAAAGATCGAGCTCATACACGAGGATTGGGACTTTCTACAACTTCACGTCGCTCTATATTTCCATAGTGAGATCAGCGGAATCCCCATCAATATGGCTCCAAAGAAGACAACGCGCGGAATTGTACAGCGATTGAAGGGAAAGCAGGGACGCTTTCGTTGTAACCTATCGGGAAAGCGAGTGGATTTCAGCGGGCGCACTGTTATTTCACCAGATCCCAACTTGATGATCAACCAGGTCGGCGTACCCGTGCGTGTGGCCAAGATTCTCACATACCCTGAGCGCGTTAATCCAGCCAATATGCGTCACATGAGGGAACTGGTGCGCAATGGCCCAAGTATGCACCCGGGCGCCAATTATGTGCAGCAGCGAGGATCGAGCTTTAAGAAGTACCTTGCCTATGGCAATCGGGAGAAGGTGGCGCAGGAGCTGAAGTGCGGCGACATCGTGGAACGTCATCTGCGCGACGGAGATATCGTGCTGTTTAACCGCCAGCCGTCTCTGCACAAGATGTCCATTATGTGCCATCGCGCCAAAGTGCAGCCACAAAGGACATTCCGCTTCAATGAGTGTGCCTGTACGCCATATAACGCCGATTTTGACGGCGATGAAATGAATCTGCACTTGCCACAAACGGAGGAAGCCAGAGCCGAAGCACTTATTCTGATGGGCAACCAGTCGAACCTGGTGACGCCAAAGAATGGTGAGATTCTGATTGCCGCCACACAGGACTTCATTACCGGCGGCTACTTGCTCACGCAAAAGGAGGTCTTTCTAACCAAGGAGGAGGCCATGCAGTTGGCCGCCTGCTTTCTGGCCAATGAAGACTCGACGATGCACATAAAGCTGCCACCACCCGCTCTTCTCAAGCCCCGACGTCTGTGGACGGGCAAGCAAATGTTCAGCTTGCTAATGCGTCCCAATGACGACTCCCATGTGCGCCTCAATATGGTCAACAAGGGTCGCAACTACACGCGAAACATGGATCTGTGCAGCAATGACTCCT GGATTCATATACGTAATTCGGAGCTGATGTGCGGCGTCATGGATAAGGCCACCATGGGTTCTGGCACCAAACAGTGCATCTTCTACTTGCTGCTGAGAGACTTTGGCGAACTGCATGCCACCAAGGCCATGTGGAGATTAGCGCGG ATCGCATCGTACTTTCTGCAGAATCGCGGCTTCTCATTTGGGATCAGCGACGTTACGCCGAGCAAGAAACTGCTGCAGCACAAGGAATTGCTTTTGAACAATGGATACTCAAAGTGCAACGAGTATATTGACATGCTCAAGGCGGGAACCTTGCAGTGCCAACCCGGTTGCACGCCCGAGGAGACTCTGGAGTCCGTCATGCTGAGGGAACTGTCGGCCATCCGAGAACAGGCTGCCAAGACATGTTTCGCCGAGCTCCATCCCACGAACAGCGCATTGATAATGGCGCTCAGTGGCTCGAAGGGTTCGAACATCAACATCTCCCAGATGATTGCTTGCGTGGGACAGCAAGCCATTAGTGGCAAGCGGGTGCCCAACGGGTTTGAGAACCGTGCACTGCCCCACTTCGAGAGGCACT CTGCGATACCTGCGGCCAGAGGCTTCGTGCAGAATAGTTTCTACTCCGGTTTGACGCCAACGGAGTTCTTCTTCCACACAATGGCTGGTCGTGAAGGTTTGGTGGATACAGCCGTAAAGACCGCAGAGACTGGATATCTGCAGCGACGTTTGGTCAAGTGCCTCGAGGACTTGGTGGTCCATTACGACGGTACAGTGCGTAATGCTGTCAACGAAATGGTGGATACCATCTACGGTGGCGATGGCCTGGATCCCGTGTCCATGGAGACGCGAAACAAGCCAGTTGATCTGGTCCATCAATATGACAATCTGCGTGCTCAGCATCCGCAAGGCAAGGATAGTCCAATTCCTGCCGAGGAATTGTCAGAGGCTCTGGAAACGCTTTTGGCGTCTCCTGAGTTTGCAGAAGCCCGTGATGATTTCAAATTAGATGTTCG GAACCACATCGCCACAGTGTCCAAGCGCATTGGGCAATTGCAGAAACGCTACGAGAAGTACATCGACCTGTGCCACCAGATTGAGTGCCTCACCgcggagcagctgctgcagtttgtACGCCGGATAAATGATCGATACAATCGTGCTGTCACCGAGCCTGGCACAGCGGTTGGAGCTATTGCTGCGCAGAGTATTGGAGAGCCGGGCACCCAGATGACCCTAAAGACATTCCATTTCGCTGGTGTCGCATCGATGAACATCACCCAGGGTGTACCCCGTATTGTGGAGATTATAAATGCGACGAAGACCATATCGACGCCAATCATAACTGCCGAGTTGGAGAATTGCCACAGCATGGAATTTGCACGGCAAGTCAAGGCGCGCATTGAGAAAACCACATTGGCGGAGTTGTCTTCCTATGTTGAAGTCGTTTGCGGACCATACAGCTGCTACCTGGCGATCGGAATCGATATGGCTAGAATCAAACTGCTCGGCCTTCACATAGACCTGGACACAATTGTTTTCAGCATTCTGAAGTCGCGCATGCGCGTCAAGCCGACGCAAGTGGAGGCTGTTGTCAAGCATTCGCGCATTGTGGTTCGGGTGGAAGCCACGCGTACGTCGACCATTAATGCAGAGTTGGCGCGCTTGGCTCTCAGTCTGCAGAACGTCGTTGTGGCGGGCCTGCCAAACATTAATCGTGCAGTCATTGCTGTCGATGATGCGCGGCAGCCTCCCACGTATAAACTCTGCATTGAGGGCTATGGACTGCGCGATGTCATCGCCACGTATGGTGTGGTGGGCAAACGCACAAGGAGTAACAACATTTGCGAAATATATCAGACGCTGGGCATTGAAGCTGCCCGAACCATCATTATGAGCGAGATCACAGAGGTGATGGAGGGACACGGTATGAGTGTCGATTGGCGCCACATCATGCTCCTGGCCAGCCAAATGACGGCACGTGGTGAAGTGCTGGGTATCACCCGACACGGCTTGGCCAAGATGCGCGAAAGTGTCTTCAATTTGGCATCG TTTGAGAAGACGGCCGATCACTTGTTCGATGCAGCTTACTACGGCCAGACGGATGCCATTAACGGGGTTTCGGAACGCATTATCCTGGGTATGCCAGCCGGCATTGGTACTGGCATCTTCAAGTTGCTACAGCACCACGAGGACAAGCAGGTTCCACCCATTGAACCCACCATATGCAGTTCCCTGAATCTGGTGCCAACCAAAGCCACATGA
- the LOC122624108 gene encoding brachyurin → MALHTEKSLLLVLLAAISVFGRAYEPDVVSPTQIQNRIVSGSDAQLGEFPWQVILKKDAWDDLHCGGSIISNTWVLTAAHCTFGFDSIFLMFGTVQLFNENALNMTSTNIIVHPDYNDKLHNDVSLIGLPEPLTFTATIKPIQLVTEVSNDFVGSVATVAGFGYTEDEYLDYSETLLYARVEIIENAECVKVFGDIVIQDSTMCATGYKGSDMSICTGDSGGPLILYNVSTKQWEQIGINSFVAEDQCTARLPSAYARLTSFLNFIAQNTGIAT, encoded by the exons ATGGCGCTGCACACCGAGAAATCCTTGTTGCTAGTTCTACTAGCTGCCATCTCCGTTTTTGGCCGGGCATATGAGCCTGACGTGGTATCCCCGACACAAATA CAAAACCGCATAGTATCAGGAAGCGATGCGCAATTGGGTGAATTTCCCTGGCAAGTCATCCTGAAGAAAGATGCCTGGGATGATCTACATTGCGGTGGatccatcatatccaacacCTGGGTGCTCACGGCGGCCCATTGCACATTCGGCTTCGACTCCATCTTCCTGATGTTCGGCACTGTGCAGCTGTTCAACGAGAATGCCCTGAACATGACGTCCACAAATATTATTGTCCATCCGGACTACAATGACAAACTGCATAACGATGTCTCGCTGATTGGACTGCCAGAACCACTGACATTCACAGCTACCATTAAGCCCATACAATTGGTGACCGAGGTATCGAACGATTTTGTGGGCAGCGTGGCCACCGTGGCAGGATTCGGATATACGGAAGATGAGTACCTGGACTACTCGGAAACACTGTTGTATGCGCGAGTGGAGATCATTGAGAATGCAGAGTGCGTGAAGGTCTTTGGCGACATCGTCATACAGGACTCGACAATGTGTGCCACAGGATACAAGGGAAGCGACATGTCCATTTGCACCGGCGACTCTGGCGGGCCTCTCATTCTCTACAACGTGTCCACCAAACAGTGGGAACAAATTGGCATTAACTCGTTCGTCGCTGAGGATCAATGCACCGCCCGCTTGCCATCTGCATACGCCAGGCTCACGTCCTTCCTGAATTTCATTGCACAGAACACAGGCATTGCTACATGA
- the LOC122622989 gene encoding 39S ribosomal protein L3, mitochondrial, which translates to MMRSVINQFLGLRLSGNCSVMVTQVRDKGHLSRPRLRNPQWFLRKEITKYNDLMTAENKQFVNEVGTDNFGVPAVRKDNLVKTAEPSANEAVWTPNLRRCGVIARKIGQYPLWLKNGERIRTTLLQIADNHVIKYIPPEEYLPAQVPTVANLHKRGCILVGSETTNPALLTKEYAGIFRNSGVLPKKNLARFIVSPEAQLEPGTPLSVNHFRIGDFVDVRGKTVDHGFQGVVKRHGFKGMPASHGVTKTHRRAGNIGGGGEKGRVWPGTKMPGHMGNRWRKIKGLRVWRINSKYNVMWVQGSSVPGPTGGLVYIYDTILPLRRTKEAPPFPTFYGEPQQDGDDVWYEKVHNFKSESITYENE; encoded by the exons aTGATGCGGAGTGTTATTAATCAGTTTCTGGGTCTGAG GCTCAGTGGCAACTGCAGTGTTATGGTTACGCAGGTGCGCGACAAGGGCCATTTGAGCAGACCTCGACTGCGGAATCCCCAATGGTTTTTGCGCAAGGAAATCACA AAATACAACGATTTGATGACGGCGGAGAACAAGCAGTTCGTCAACGAAGTGGGCACCGACAACTTTGGCGTTCCGGCAGTTAGGAAAGATAACTTGGTTAAGACCGCAGAGCCATCCGCCAATGAGGCCGTATGGACTCCGAATTTGAGGAGATGCGGCGTTATAGCGCGCAAAATTGGCCAGTATCCACTGTGGCTTAAGAATGGCGAGCGGATACGCACCACGCTGCTGCAAATTGCCGACAACCATGTCATCAAATACATTCCTCCGGAAGAGTATTTACCTGCCCAAGTTCCCACAGTCGCCAACCTGCACAAGCGCGGCTGTATTCTCGTTGGCTCGGAGACCACAAACCCAGCTCTGCTGACCAAAGAGTACGCTGGTATATTCCGGAACTCGGGCGTGCTACCCAAGAAGAACCTGGCTCGATTCATCGTTTCTCCAGAAGCCCAACTGGAGCCAGGCACTCCACTAAGTGTGAACCACTTTCGCATTGGTGACTTCGTCGATGTTCGCGGCAAAAC AGTTGATCATGGTTTCCAAGGTGTCGTCAAGCGCCATGGATTCAAGGGCATGCCAGCATCGCACGGTGTAACGAAAACTCATCGACGTGCCGGTAACATTGGCGGTGGTGGCGAGAAGGGCCGCGTCTGGCCAGGCACAAAGATGCCGGGACACATGGGAAATCGGTGGCGCAAAATCAAGGGCCTGCGAGTGTGGCGCATCAACTCGAAATACAACGTCATGTGGGTGCAAGGCAGCTCGGTGCCCGGCCCCACCGGCGGTCTGGTCTACATATACGATACCATCTTGCCATTGCGAAGGACTAAGGAAGCCCCGCCATTCCCAACGTTTTACGGGGAGCCACAGCAAGATGGGGATGATGTATGGTATGAAAAGGTGCACAACTTCAAAAGCGAGTCTATAACGTATGAAAACGAATAA
- the LOC122622988 gene encoding kelch-like protein 4: MYKSSAYLPRTAKPRNPDPNPKPRKLCTEEQEFLIFANALKKFQVEDPTKGLSKFVVLDHDVPPAEYLVKCIQDNECPDVIVTVNGRMFLCHRIVLSIYSKRMLKLLAGDVSNIVFDSEDLTPKAFSDAYQWMISTNGELDICDMVDILRAAYFLDVPELLEACWQTLDSPAVDELSAFRIMYEMRAATNMPEVFDKLAGRLSKATLPIASSREFLSLSEMQICSILKTSTLAVNSEMELLYCALMWLSHCWPQRRSSTNVVLKHIRFGYLPPTMLSKFRTKERNRVGHFGEILEEFSKSPDVNQLVQDGLFDSSLVIAAYNDPNVLEDNVEFKQVKLMDPRCWIRDHRCAYHRNVTTLCPNMRYVTLDDFQKYLKTLSRLRPDFDRLFEYPDNEAKEELDSDWERERKINKLMLLKKVVGMDADLDRHIESIRQKRSDRNQDPKTQIVQA; the protein is encoded by the exons atgtataaatcgAGCGCCTATTTGCCCAGAACGGCAAAGCCACGTAATCCtgatcccaatcccaaaccaCGAAA GCTTTGCACGGAAGAACAGGAATTTCTGATCTTTgcaaatgctttaaaaaaatttcaagTTGAGGATCCGACCAAGGGGCTGTCCAAGTTCGTCGTGTTGGACCATGATGTGCCGCCAGCTGAGTACCTGGTGAAGTGTATCCAGGACAACGAGTGTCCGGATGTCATTGTCACCGTCAATGGTCGCATGTTCCTGTGCCACAGGATCGTGCTGAGCATTTACTCGAAGCGAATGCTGAAGCTATTGGCAGGCGACGTAAGTAATATTGTGTTCGACTCGGAGGATCTGACGCCGAAGGCATTCAGCGATGCATATCAATGGATGATTTCCACAAATGGTGAGCTGGACATTTGCGACATGGTAGACATTTTGAGAGCCGCCTACTTTCTGGATGTGCCCGAGCTGCTCGAGGCTTGTTGGCAAACCCTGGATAGTCCTGCTGTCGACGAGTTATCTGCGTTTCGCATCATGTATGAGATGCGTGCCGCCACCAACATGCCAGAAGTATTCGATAAGCTGGCGGGACGACTCAGCAAGGCAACGTTGCCAATCGCATCCAGTCGGGAGTTCCTCAGCCTCAGCGAGATGCAAATTTGCTCCATACTGAAGACCAGTACTCTGGCAGTCAACTCGGAAATGGAG CTCTTATACTGCGCCTTGATGTGGCTATCGCATTGCTGGCCACAGCGCCGTTCCAGCACCAATGTGGTTTTGAAACACATCCGCTTTGGCTACCTGCCGCCCACCATGCTGAGCAAGTTCAGGACAAAGGAACGCAACCGGGTGGGTCACTTTGGGGAGATACTGGAGGAGTTTAGCAAGTCGCCCGATGTCAACCAACTCGTGCAGGACGGACTGTTCGACAGCAGTTTGGTCATAGCCGCCTACAATGATCCCAATGTCCTCGAAGACAACGTGGAGTTCAAGCAGGTGAAGCTGATGGATCCACGCTGTTGGATACGGGATCATCGATGTGCATACCATCGGAACGTGACCACGCTGTGTCCGAATATGCGTTACGTAACGCTAGACGATTTCCAAAAGTACCTAAAAACCCTATCAAGGTTACGACCAGATTTTGACAGGCTTTTCGAGTATCCCGATAATGAAGCTAAAGAAGAACTAGATTCTGATTGGGAAAGAGAGCGGAAAATCAATAAGTTGATGCTCTTGAAGAAGGTGGTTGGCATGGATGCGGATTTGGATAGGCATATCGAGAGTATTAGGCAGAAGCGAAGCGATCGAAATCAAGATCCAAAAACTCAGATTGTGCAGGCATAG